The DNA sequence AATAGTTTCATAGCAACTAAAAGCAAATATTTCTATACAATTTAAATATAACTAATTGGAGGAATTATGAAATTTAAATTAAAAAACCTATTAATTGGGGGGGTCCTTACTTCAATGATGCCTCTTGTTGCTCTTTCTGCTTCTTGTGGTAAAAAAGAGAATAAGGAAGAAAGCAAAGATCAAAATGAAGATCAAGGTAAAAATACTAGTAAAGAAGAAGTTGTTTCAGTTTTAAAAATAGATTTAACAAAATTGCAAAACGGAGCAACTATAGACTTTAAATCATTAAATTCTGAAACTAAATACAAATTAGAACTTGTTGATAAAGAATCTTTAATCGCTTTCTTAAGTGATTCAGCTAACTATAGATTATACTTTGATTCATATAAGAAAAAAGATAAACTTCCAGAAGGATTTACTTCTTACCAAGAAGTAACTACATCTGAAAAAGACTTTAATTTAAGAAAAACAGTAATGAAAATTTATTCAGATATGAAAAATCTTAAAGATTCATACTTTAGTGCTCCTATTGCTGAAGAATCTCTAACCGATTCAAACAACAAATACTACAGACAACCAGATAAACGTGTAAAATACACACTTTCAGAAGATAAAACAACAGTTACAATGAAATTTTATGAAACTACAGGTAGTATCGATGAAAAAACTTTAGACATTGATAAAAATGCTGAATTTACATTAGAAATTAAAATTAAATAATAATTGTATAAAGTTGACTTAATGTCAACTTTTTTTGTAAAACAATAGTCATGAACAAAAAATACAAATGATTTATCTATTTTATTAAATATTGCTGAATGAATTAATGTATATAAGACTAGTTTGCTTGTTTTACTTTATGATGTTAAAATTAGATATTAATACACATTTTTCAAGAAAACGTTTCTTTTTTTTTTTTTTTTTAGGATTGAATTGAAAATTAAAAAAATACAACACTAAATAAACTAGGACAACGAAAGTTGACAAAAAAATATTTTAAGACATCATTGCAAATTGCTTTGGTGTTTTTCAATTTAAATTTGATTGTATTCTTTCATTATTATAATAATTTATAAATTTTTTTATTTCATCATTTAACATTTTTAACGTGTATTAAAACTAAAGAAAAACACTTGCCAAACAATCATTATTTAATAAAAAATTCTGAAGAAGAAATCAGAATTCTTCATTCAAAAGTTATAAATACTAGATTACTCAAAGCGAATCAAATGAACATTCTTCATTTGAATGAATGTCTAAGATTATTTAAAGAAGGAAAGAATTTTTCTCAAGTTTCAGAAATGATTGGATTTCAAACACACACCATTAAAAAGTTATTGAAAATTTCAACAACAAATCAGGGTGATTTTGTTAAGAAATATAAAAAAGTTTGTCGCAACTGTGATCAATATATTAATTATGTAAACTACATTGATTTCCAATTAATTGCTGAACATCTTATGCTTTATAAGTCTAAAAGAACAAGACTTCATTCAAAGACTATTCAAAATAAATGAAGAGATTTTATTAGATTTTGAAAATCTGAAGTTAGTTATTATAGGAAAAATAGATTCAATAAAGATTTTACAAAAAGAGCAATCAAAGTTTCAGCTAAAGCTCTTGTTAATAAATTTAAGAACCTATTTCCTAACAGTTTCTGTCCTACTCCTAGCGCTGTATATAAGTGCTTAAAGTCAAATCAGTTTAATTTATCTATAGATATTTTGCTCTTTCTTTCTGTAGGAAAATATCACAAAAAAACTAAAAAAGTTCAAAAAAGTTCTCTTAAAAATGCTGTTAGTATTCACCAAAGACCTGATGAGGCCAACCATAGATTAGAGGAAGGTCATTTTGAGCTTGACACTGTGATTGGACAAAGCAAGGATAAGAATTGTTTGGTAACTTTATTAGATAGAAAAACTAGAAAACTTTATGTAATATTAGCACGCAAAACTTCTGAGTCAGTTAAAGATGCTTTACTCAAAATGATTAAAATTAATTCAATAAAAATAACAACATTAACTGTTGATAATGGCTCCGAGAACGTGCGCTTGCACGAAGTTATTTCTAACAACAATTTATTTAAATGTGATGCATATTGTTCATATCAAAAAGGCTCAATAGAGAATATCCACAGACACATTAGAAGATTTATTCCTAAAGGTGTTTCCATGGATAAATTCACAAATAAACAGATTTATGCGATGAGCAAAAGAATTAATGAATATTTAACACTCATTAATCAATAGTTTTACTAAAAATTTTAAAAATCGGTCATGACCGATTCTTTTGGTGTGCTTTTTTATATAAAAAAGCATTATAATTATATAAATTGAAGCACTAACGTACTTCAAGGACTTTGATTAAAATGCTTTGTTAAATGACTTTTCTATTTCATAGGTCATGACCGATTCTTTTGGTGTGCTTTTTTATATAAAAAAGCATTATAATTATATAAATTGAAGCACTAACGTACTTCAAGGACTTTGATTAAAATGCTTTGTTAAATGACTTTTCTATTTCATATTTTTTTTCTTTTTTTTTTTTTTTTTAAGCATTATATAATTAAATTATGAGATTATTCGCACATATAAAAATTAAAAAGAATTACAGAAATTTTATAGATTTATTAAATTTGATTGATAAAACAAAATTTATCAATGATAAGAAAATAGATATTGAAAAATTTGATGATATTTTGTTATCAATAAACAAAAATAATAAAAAGATTAATATAAATTTATTTATTCAATCAATTGATTTTTTAATATTATTAAACTCTTTAGGATATTTAGAAATAAACTTACTAAAATTTAAGCATTTAATTGACTACAGTTTTACTAAATTACAAAAAACAATTAATAAAAATACTCAATCAGATAAGTTAAAGAAAAAAATTAATGAATTTAATTTTCTTGTAAATTCAGTTCTTTTATTCAAAGAAGAAAAAGAATATAAAGAATATTGCAAGATTGTTGATCAAACTATAAAAGTCTTTAATAATTTATTAAAATCAAACATAAATTTAAGTTCAAAAAAAATAAGCAAAAAAACTAAATTTATTTTAATAATTGCTAGTTCTGTTTTAGGATTTATAGCAGTTTCATCTGCTTTAATTATTCCAACAACACTACATATATTAAATAAAGATAAGACTAAAGAAAACAAAACAGTACCTTGAACTGAATTACAACCTTCAATTAAAGTTAAATACAACTTATATAAATTGAAAAATATTCCTTGAAGTTTTCATAATCGAATCAATGATAATATAACAAATAAAACTGAAGAAAAATTAAATATTCTAGATGAACAATTTGCAAAAAATAGTGATTTAAATATAAAATGAGTACAAATATCAAATTATTATGATGAATCATCTCTAGATTTAAGAGGAGATTATAAAAGAAAATTAGAAAATTTATTTAATTCAAAAAAAGATATTGATACACTAATATCTCAAATAATAGATTTAAATAAAGAATACAAGAATAATATTGAAAAATATTATGAAGATATTTTTTTATATTTCAATAAATATACTAAACCAACTCATAATTTATTAAATAAATCTTTATTAGTAAATAAAGTTTACGAGGAAACATCAAATATTATTGTTGATAGTATTATTAAAGAATTTAACTATGAATTTGTAAATAATTATGATATTTATCAAAAAAATTCTTTTGAACATCTAAAAAGCTTTTACAGTGATATTAACAAATTTATTGATCTAATAAATAAACATTCTTTATTTGTAAAAGATCTTAAATTAAGATATCTTCCTACAGAAGATGATACTAATGAAATTAAAAAAATATTCAATGATTTTAGAAATGAACAAAATAGTAATTTTGATATTTACATTATTAAAACAATACAAAATTATATTGATTATTTTAGCAAGGGTAATTTCTTCCCTTTGATTGTCGAACGTTTAACATATTTCAAAAACAACTTTGATTTTGCTATTAAAGAACATACTATGCAATGATTTATTACCAAAGACAAAAAATACACATTAAATCCGGGTAATGCTGAAAACATTGAATGAAGACTACCATATATGCGAGATAGTATATATGGTCTTATTGTATTAAATAGTGAATATATCATTAGTTGATTAAAAAATTATGATGAGTGATTATGAGTAATAAACAATGATGAAAAAATCGGTAAAATTAATTTAGAAAATGTTAACGCATTTAATCACTATAAAGATTTTAAAAATGAATTTATTGCTAACGAGTTTAAAGATTATGAAAACTTTTATATTAATGTAATAGGCTGAAAAAGAGATTTTTACGAAGATGAAATATTAAAAAATCTTTATGAAATATTAATAAAAATTTATGGTGAAGATAACTTCAAAATTAATGACTGAAATTCAGAAATTAATTTTAGTGATAATCCATACATTCCAAATAATTTTGATTTTGATTTATACAAAAAATATTTAAATAATAGCATTGATAGTGCTGAAGTTTCGCGACCTATTATTTATGATTTACTTACTGAACAACCTAATTATTTTTCTGATTTTCAACAGAATTCACTTTGGGGTTTAAAACTAAAAAATAAATTTGTTTATAAAGAGATTAATATTGATAAAAATTATGATTTTCCCGGTATTAATAAATTAACCAAAACCAAATATGGTAGTATCGATTTTGATAATTATGAAGATAAAGAAACTACAAGAAGGCAATTCATTCAATGACGCAAAAATTGAGAAAAATTATTAAGTAAATTTATCTCTAAAAATTGAAATCAAAAACAAATCATTTTAGCACTATCTTTTTATATCAATTCTAATGTTATGTATATGTATAATAATACTGAAAGAAGCTTTAATACTGACGGTAATAATTTTTATAATCCTGCTTCACTTTTTGAAACTGATAGAACGCTTCAATGCTATGGATACAGTCAAAATCTTTCATTAGCTCTTACCCTACTTAATATTCCAGTAAGGATAATTACAGGTGAAACGTTTAGCGACACACAAAATCCATTAGTAAGTAGTGGTGGACACGCTTGAAATGAAGTATTTATTGATAATAAATGAGTAAGTGTAGATTTAACTTTTGCTGACTACTACGAAAGCTGAAGTAATTTTAATAGTGAGTTAAATTTAGAAGAGATATTTTTAGATAGAGATAGTGGGAGTCGTACTATGTTTAGATTAGATTTCTTAAGCTATATCACAACAATCATAAAATATCTAAACAAAGATGAAAATGGTAATTATGTTCATAACTATGTAGATCTACCAACTCATTACAGTACTAATCCTGAAACTGAACTTAAATGAGAAAATATGCTTCCACTTTTAAGAAAACAATATAAAACTAATCAATATTAACACCTTTTTGGTGTTTTTATTTGTCTCAATTAAATAATAATAATAAAAATAAAACTCCCGCTTTAACAGGAGTTATTGAAGAATTTTACTTTTGTGATTATAAAAAATAGAATTAAAAGTTTGAATAAGATTAGCTAACAAAAAATCCAAACAATTTTTATCACATTTTGAAAAATTACATATTTATTATAACACAAAAATCATTATCTAATATATTTATTTTTGTTTTTATTGTGCTGACTTTTAGATTTTTATAGCACAATTAAAACATATTAAATCTATTTTGTTTAATTCTGATTTTGATAAATAGCACTAATTTAAAAGCAGAACTTAAATAGGTAAATATGCTAGCAATTATACGTAAACAATATAAAACTTGAATAATTAATTGTCTTAGGATAGTTCTTATTATTATTTTCGATAATTAATACTTACAACATTACTAAAAAACATTCAAATATGAAAAAAGGTATCGAATTGCTTAATATTCCTATTCGCATTTCTCCTGCTTTTATGTATAAAAAACATCTACTATAAAAGTAGATGCTTTAACATAGTCTTGTTTTACCTTTTAAAACAACTAATAATTTAAGGTATTTTATTTCTTAACATAAAATGTAGCTTTTCCCTTACCATATCTTGTTATATATCCTTCTTCTATTAATTGTTTAAGCAATATAATTTAACTATCTCATATTGAAAAAATGTATTAAAGAATTATTTCTGTTTTTTAATAATTCTAATAATTCGTTTAATTCGATTATGAACTTACTATAATATTCTGTTTCTGTAAGTAAAATAAATTCATTTAAGGATTTAAGAAAATCAGAAATATATTTATCTATAAAATATAAATTATCAAAAAAATCAAATGAATGAGTAAAAACATTTAATATTTGCCTATTAAATATACTTATAACTTTTTTGATAAAAAAATCATAAACTTCTTTTGTAAATCCATAATCTGAATTATCAAAACAAAATTCATCGTTAAAGTTTTCGAGATGATATTTTAAATGTAATATTTCAAAAAGATTTGCGTTAGCTCTAATGATTTCTAATATTGTTGCATCAAAATTTGAGTCATTAAAATTAATTGAAAATATTTTGGAAGAACATTTTAATTATGATAAAAATAATTCCAAAATCTATTTATTTTGCGACGGTGCAAGAATTTTCAAAAATATGTGTGTTAATAACAATTTCACACTGATTTATGACTGATATCACTTAAAAAAGTACTTTCTAAACATTTTTAGTTATGATAAACGTTGAAAAAGTTCTAAGAATTATAAACGTTGAACTTATTTAGGTCAATACGTTGATTACAATGAAATTTTTAAACAAATTCTAAATGCTTTAGAAGTTCAAGATTATGATATCTTATTAAAAATTATTTCTGAGTTATTGAATAAAATTAAAGAATTAAAGTCAGAAATTTTATTTTATGATTTGATTAAGGCATATAACTTTTTACTTAAAACACCTGAATTAAAATCACATTTTGAAAACAGAACCGCAAAAGCTGAGTCAGTAATTTCAAAATTTAAAACAGATTGCTTTAATAAAAAAGGTTGTGCAAGTTTGAATAATATAAAGTTTAAGTTAAAATTTAAGTGTAGTAAAAATAACTTTTATAAACTTTATGATGAAGAGAAAATCAAGGAAATTCTTAAATTAAGATAATAAGTCATAACTGTATTCATATACAGTTATTTTTTATGTAAAAAAGGAATATATGAGTAAATATCAAAAGGAAATTGAATTTTTAACAAAACAGATATTAGACTTAACAATAGAAGATAATTCTCAAAATCCAACTACAATTAAAACTTATAATCAAGATAATAATTTTCTAAAAAAATTAATTGTTTTTCAAGAGAAATATAGAGGTTTTTCATATTCACAAGAGATTAATAATTTAATTAAAAGTGTTGTTTTAAATTTTAAGAATAAAGAAAAAAATAAATATTTAGTTGCTTCTAAGGATAAATTAGTTTTTTGTGAATTGATTTATGTCCTTTGACCTAATTTAAGTCATTTTAATAGTTTCTATACTGTAGATTTTAAAAATGTTTTAGGTAAAAACGCTGAAAATTCAATTACTAATTTAGAAAAATTGATTGAAGAGATTAAAGAGTTAAATACTAATGAAAAAGTAGTTGTTATTGTAGAAAACTTTAATAATTTGAATTTAGAAAATGAAAAAATAATCAAATTATTAAATGAAGAGTTAAATAATATAAGCAAAAACATTATTATTTTCTTCAGTACATATACTGATTTAACAAATGAAAGTCATTCCATTCCATTTATTGATGAAATTGTTGATTTTAATAATCTACCTAAGGATAATTTAATAAACTGATTTCTTACATATATTTATAAATTAGCTAATGGTTATAAATTTACAGAAAAAAATTGATATAAAGTTGAAGAAATTGTTAAAAATGTTAAAAATTTACCTTATCCGAATAAAATGCTTGTCTTAATTAATGATTGTTTAAATCAATTAAAATCAATTGAAAATTTAACAAAAACTAAATACGAAAATTCATTTATTAGATTGTTAAAGAAATCATTAAATTAAAGACAATAAAAGGAAGTGTTTTGCATCAAGCACAAATATTTAAGAAAATTATTGTTAAAATTTTATTTTTCAAATCATATGAAAATATTTCCACTTTTAATATATAATATCTTAGAAAGGAATATATAAATGAATTTACAATTACCAAAAAATAAAAAGAAATGACTTATTGTCGGTGGTGGAGTTGCTTTAACAGCATTATCTGTTGGTTTTATTGCTTCAACAGCACAATATTGTTCCTCAGCAAAAACCGTTAGAAAACAGGAAACTGAAATTGTATTACTTAAACTTAAAATTAATGATCTTGAACAACAAAATAAACAATTGATTAAAGAAAAAGAAGAATTAACTGCTGAATTAAACTCATTGAAACAACGTCTTGAAACTTTACAAGCTCAATATGATCGTTCACGTAATGCTTGAAAAAGCACAACTGCTAACTATTTAAGTAAAATTAGTGATTTAAATAAGAAATTAAATTCTGATGATAATCGTTTTGAACCTTCAATTAATCCTGAAGAAAATGAAAAACCTGAATTAAGTTTTGAAGAGGAAATTGAATTATTTAAAAATAATGTTATTAGTTCAAAAGAACAATATAGTATTAGATTAAATGAACTTAAACAACAGCTTAGTGTCTTAAGAATTGAAACTAATTCAGAAACCACACAAAATTATGTTGATGAATTCTTAAAAGAGTTAAATGCTAAACAGGCGTTAATTGAAAATATGCCTGTAAATTCTCTTGAAGACATTACTGAGTTAGTAAATAGAATTAATTCAAGTGAAAGTGTTATTAATAAACAATACTTCAATCTTGTTGCAGAATTAACTAATGAAATTGCTAACAAGAAAGATACTATTGCAGAAAAGGAAAAACAACTTGCATCAGCATTTGAAAATGCTAAAGGTTTAATTAAACAAATTTTAGAAGCATCAGAAAATCAAATTGAGTACTTACTTAATTTAAGAGATAAAGTTAGTGTTTATCTTAATAAGGATTATTCTCAATATGCGTCTGAAGAATTTGCAAATAATATTAAATCAAGTGCTAACAACTTAATTTCTGATATTAATAACTATAAAATTGAATTAACTGTTGCGATTGAACAAGCTAAATTAGATTATGAAAAAGCACTTGAAAGTAAAAGAGTAGAGGACTTTACAAGTATCAACATTAAGAGTTTTGGAATTAAAAACAAGATCTTTTTAGATGAATTCGACTCACTTGCTAATAAAGATTTTGAGCAAGCATTTGCTAAATATACTAAACAACTTGCTGAATATGCTAAAAAATCACAGGAATACAATGACTTACAAATTGAGAATAATAAGAACTTAGCTAAAATTGAAGAATTAAACCGTGAATTATCTTTAGCAGAAGAAAAAATCAATAATTTTGATTCAACAATCACTGATTTAAATCAAAAACTTAAAGACAAGTTAATTGATTCTTTAATTCAAGTAAATTCTGTTTTAGAAACTGTAATTACTTCTTTAGAGAATGATAGTGCTGATAATAGTGAATTAGTTAATCCGCTTAAAGAACAATATGATGTTATCTTAAATACCATTCTTGAATCAACTGATCCAGAATTTGTAGAGAAATATTCAGATATTGCTAATAGTGCTTTAGCACTTATTTCAGACTTAATTTTCAATTATCAACAAAGTAGAGTTTTACCGCTTGAAGGAGAAATTGTTAAATTAAATACTGAAATTGAGAGATTGAATAGCACTATTGAAACAATGAAAACAAACATTGCTACAAAAGAAAGTTTAATTAGTCAATACCAAGAACAAATTGCTGAATTAGAAACTGAAAAAGAAACTTTAACAACTAATTTAGCATCTGCTAATGAAGAATTAGAAAACACAAAAACTGAATTAGAAGACTTAAAATTTTCTAATCAAACATTTTTAATTTCTCAAAAAGATGAATTAGCTAAAGTTAATAATAAACTTGATTTATTAAAAACTAAAGCTAAAGAAATTTTAGCTATTTCAGAAGAAAGTAGCGCAAAAGAAGAATTAAGTGCTTTAGTTGATAGTGAAACAAGTACTAATGTTGAAGAAAGTATTGATAAAATTACTGAAGAGATTAAAAATAACAGTGAATTATCATTAAACATCATCAATAAACTTAATGAAGTGTTAAAAGTAAACTATGATAAAAAGATAGCTGATAAAGTTGCTGAACTTGAAGAACTTGGTACTCAAAAAGACCAAATTGAAGCTTCTAAAAGCTCTTTAGAGAATGAATTGAGTGTTAAAACTGCTGAAAACCAAGCTACTTCAGAAGAATTGAAAGACTTAGTTTCTAAACAAAATGATTTAATTACTGAACAAGGAAACAAATTTGATCAATTAATTTCTAAATACAAAGAATTAAGAGAACAAGCAACTGAATTATTAAGTAATTCTGAAAATTCAAGTCAAAAAACTGAACTTGAAAACAAATTAAGTCAAAGTGTAGAAAGTGAAAAATCAAAAGAATTAAGTACTTTAGTTTCTCAAAACAACAATATCAGTGATTATAATATTGGATTAGTTGAGTTAATTAAAGAATTAACAAAAGTTAATTATGAAAAACAAATCAAAGATAAAAATGCTTATGAAGTTTTATTAAAAAACCAATTAACTGAAACTCAAGCTTCAAAAGATAAATTAGATGAAGAAGTTAAAAAACTTGAAGCAGAGAATAGCGAGCTTAAGAAAAATCAAGGTACTAAAGTACAAGAGTTAGAAACTAAATTAGCTACTGCTAATGAAGAAACTAGAAAACAAAGTACTTTAGTTGCTGAAAAAGAAAAAGAAATTCAAAGATTATCAAGATTAAATAGTTCTTACTCTTCACAAATTTCTACTTTACAATCACAAATCAGAACATTAGAGTCAGATAAAAATAGCTTACAATCTCAATTAGCTTCTATGACTACCAGTAGAAATTATTGAGAAATGAGATATAAAGATTTAATCGGTAGACCAGATAAAATAGAACAAGATGATTCAGTAATATCTAGTCCTGTTGAATCAGATTCAACCAACAAATTGATTACCACACCATATAATATGACTTTAAGTCAAGAAGTTCAATTAGTTGTTAAAGATTTACTTCAAGGGGAAGCAGGATTTAATAATTACATAATTCTTACTAAAAATCAAAAAGATAAAGAAATCCAAGAAAAAATACTTAAAAATTTTGGATTTCACTTTGGGACTAACTCAATTTATAAATTTGAAGAAATTTCATATACTCAAGCTAAAAAACTCACTAAAAATTTATCAACTATCACATTAACAAAAGACTCAAAAATTAATACCAATAAATTTGATGATTTTAAACAAATGTTCAAAAGTGAAATGTTTTGTTTAGATCTAGGATATGTATCAGGTACCTTTAATTCAACTTCTATTTATAAATCAGATAAACAATTCACTAATTCTGAATGACAATTTCAACCGGGGCTAAATTATGATTCTGGAGATAAACAAGATTATAGGTTCAACCCAAAAACTAACTATATTTATTACCAAATCAATGAACAACAAAACTATAGAATTAATCAACAATTATTGATAATTACAGATTCACCAAGTCAAAAATCATATATTGGTATGTGCTATACATTTACTTCCAAAAATTCTTCATATAATAAAACTATAACTTTAAGATCATTAGGTACAAAATATGATAGTGATAAATTAACTCACGGAGAATATAAGCAAGGTCAAGACTTAAAACCAACAAATTTCAAATTCTATCCAGAAGAGAAAAGAATAAGAGATTTATACTCTCAAATCAATGATTTACCACTCACAAGAATTGAATATAGAATAAACACCCCAAATATGAGACTTAACTCAAATTCAATTGTGTTATCACACATTTCTATTAACGAAAAGCG is a window from the Mycoplasma anserisalpingitidis genome containing:
- a CDS encoding IS3 family transposase; the encoded protein is MLNDEIKKFINYYNNERIQSNLNWKTPKQFAMMS
- a CDS encoding IS30 family transposase, whose translation is MPNNHYLIKNSEEEIRILHSKVINTRLLKANQMNILHLNECLRLFKEGKNFSQVSEMIGFQTHTIKKLLKISTTNQGDFVKKYKKVCRNCDQYINYVNYIDFQLIAEHLMLYKSKRTRLHSKTIQNKWRDFIRFWKSEVSYYRKNRFNKDFTKRAIKVSAKALVNKFKNLFPNSFCPTPSAVYKCLKSNQFNLSIDILLFLSVGKYHKKTKKVQKSSLKNAVSIHQRPDEANHRLEEGHFELDTVIGQSKDKNCLVTLLDRKTRKLYVILARKTSESVKDALLKMIKINSIKITTLTVDNGSENVRLHEVISNNNLFKCDAYCSYQKGSIENIHRHIRRFIPKGVSMDKFTNKQIYAMSKRINEYLTLINQ
- a CDS encoding transglutaminase domain-containing protein, which produces MRLFAHIKIKKNYRNFIDLLNLIDKTKFINDKKIDIEKFDDILLSINKNNKKININLFIQSIDFLILLNSLGYLEINLLKFKHLIDYSFTKLQKTINKNTQSDKLKKKINEFNFLVNSVLLFKEEKEYKEYCKIVDQTIKVFNNLLKSNINLSSKKISKKTKFILIIASSVLGFIAVSSALIIPTTLHILNKDKTKENKTVPWTELQPSIKVKYNLYKLKNIPWSFHNRINDNITNKTEEKLNILDEQFAKNSDLNIKWVQISNYYDESSLDLRGDYKRKLENLFNSKKDIDTLISQIIDLNKEYKNNIEKYYEDIFLYFNKYTKPTHNLLNKSLLVNKVYEETSNIIVDSIIKEFNYEFVNNYDIYQKNSFEHLKSFYSDINKFIDLINKHSLFVKDLKLRYLPTEDDTNEIKKIFNDFRNEQNSNFDIYIIKTIQNYIDYFSKGNFFPLIVERLTYFKNNFDFAIKEHTMQWFITKDKKYTLNPGNAENIEWRLPYMRDSIYGLIVLNSEYIISWLKNYDEWLWVINNDEKIGKINLENVNAFNHYKDFKNEFIANEFKDYENFYINVIGWKRDFYEDEILKNLYEILIKIYGEDNFKINDWNSEINFSDNPYIPNNFDFDLYKKYLNNSIDSAEVSRPIIYDLLTEQPNYFSDFQQNSLWGLKLKNKFVYKEINIDKNYDFPGINKLTKTKYGSIDFDNYEDKETTRRQFIQWRKNWEKLLSKFISKNWNQKQIILALSFYINSNVMYMYNNTERSFNTDGNNFYNPASLFETDRTLQCYGYSQNLSLALTLLNIPVRIITGETFSDTQNPLVSSGGHAWNEVFIDNKWVSVDLTFADYYESWSNFNSELNLEEIFLDRDSGSRTMFRLDFLSYITTIIKYLNKDENGNYVHNYVDLPTHYSTNPETELKWENMLPLLRKQYKTNQY